One segment of Dolichospermum sp. DET69 DNA contains the following:
- a CDS encoding chlororespiratory reduction protein 7, whose translation MPNPLMYQQDDFVVLETNQPEQFLTAAELLIKLEKTLSQIAHDDLPLDMQKLDSVSEQAQYLLDTSCNLDVSPGEYLQWYAVRLEK comes from the coding sequence ATGCCAAATCCATTAATGTATCAACAAGACGATTTTGTTGTTTTGGAAACAAATCAACCAGAACAATTTCTGACAGCGGCTGAATTGTTAATAAAGCTGGAAAAGACTTTATCACAAATAGCTCATGATGATTTACCACTAGATATGCAAAAATTGGATTCAGTTAGCGAACAGGCACAATATTTGCTTGATACAAGTTGTAATTTAGATGTAAGTCCAGGAGAATATTTACAGTGGTATGCGGTTCGCTTGGAAAAATAA
- a CDS encoding histidine kinase — MLKQDVMQVSQDQPIYSEAPLQLLLFVDGRTQSRQQVQQIRAYLKELEAGYSFELQIIDVGEQPYLAEHFKLIATPALVKIHPQPQQTIAGTNIIPQLKIWWPRWQTSVDTFLSLQEDSPELMDEKSRVNLPKFTIHSVASSAETIQLSDEIFRLKQEKEKLQEQLQFKDRVIAILAHDLRNPLTAAAIAIETLQSTYNPDTGEFTRLKPGLAIHLLKQARAQTRIIDRMIADLLQIGRSEDTDLPIIPQKLQLGELCLQVLDELSDRYIAKSQTVETDIPQDLPYVYADPERIRQVLVNLLDNAIKYTPAGGVITVAGLHRTTQKVQFSVGDTGPGIPEENRNRIFENLFRLQRDQATDGYGIGLCLCQRIIRAHYGQIWVDSSPHGGAWFHFTMPVYPS, encoded by the coding sequence GTGCTGAAACAAGATGTCATGCAAGTTTCCCAGGATCAGCCTATTTATTCTGAGGCTCCACTCCAACTACTGCTGTTTGTTGATGGACGAACTCAGTCTCGTCAACAAGTACAGCAAATTCGCGCTTACTTAAAGGAATTAGAGGCTGGGTATAGTTTTGAACTACAAATTATTGATGTTGGCGAACAACCCTATTTAGCGGAACATTTTAAGTTAATAGCAACTCCTGCTTTAGTTAAAATTCATCCACAACCCCAACAGACTATTGCTGGTACTAATATTATTCCGCAATTAAAAATCTGGTGGCCACGTTGGCAAACTTCTGTGGATACTTTTTTGAGTTTACAGGAAGATTCTCCAGAACTTATGGATGAAAAGAGTCGGGTAAACTTGCCTAAGTTTACCATTCATTCGGTTGCAAGTTCGGCGGAGACGATTCAACTATCAGATGAAATTTTTCGGTTAAAGCAGGAAAAGGAGAAACTGCAAGAACAGCTACAATTCAAAGACCGAGTAATTGCGATTTTGGCACATGATCTTCGTAATCCTCTCACGGCTGCGGCGATCGCTATTGAAACTCTTCAATCTACTTATAATCCAGATACAGGGGAGTTTACACGCCTGAAACCAGGACTGGCTATACATTTATTAAAACAAGCTCGGGCGCAAACACGGATCATTGATCGGATGATTGCTGATTTGTTACAAATCGGGCGTAGTGAGGATACAGATCTGCCTATCATCCCACAAAAGTTACAATTAGGAGAACTGTGTTTACAGGTATTAGATGAATTGAGCGATCGCTATATTGCCAAATCCCAAACAGTGGAAACAGATATTCCCCAAGATTTACCCTATGTATATGCTGATCCTGAACGAATTCGCCAAGTGCTAGTTAATCTTTTAGATAACGCCATCAAATATACACCTGCGGGCGGCGTTATTACTGTGGCGGGACTACATAGGACTACGCAAAAAGTGCAATTTAGTGTTGGTGATACAGGTCCGGGTATTCCTGAAGAAAACCGCAATCGCATTTTTGAAAATCTTTTCCGTCTCCAACGTGATCAAGCCACAGATGGCTATGGAATTGGTCTTTGTTTATGTCAACGCATTATCCGCGCTCATTACGGTCAAATTTGGGTAGATTCATCTCCCCACGGTGGTGCATGGTTTCATTTTACAATGCCAGTATATCCATCGTAG
- a CDS encoding S-layer homology domain-containing protein, with protein sequence MFFRNRPAVFLSFAVLLSSLTACTNSQSAKNLQQSLAADPQLQNNPVPFGKPQSQQVTPNPNTSIIKLPADFPADIPIYPNATLEEVIPANSENKISIRWQSADPSNLITSFYRQQFQAKNWQIVQQPPDDVEGTVSARRNDLLINLTIKPQTVTKAAPNQPQTATKLVIEYSSNSQTTATNPVTSSNNSEFIGPVLPNTNSPNITTQPTSQPEILTTQEFTDIQKAPPEWRGHIQDLAALGVLSIEPKTNNEFLPDKIITRREYARWLVAANNAMYANNPAKKIRLAATSTQPTFRDILSKDPDFPAIQGLAEAGLIPSALSGDTTAVLFRPDAPLTREQLLLWKIPLDTRQALPVANLEAVKQTWGFQDAGSIEPKALRAVLADFQNAEQSNIRRVFGYTTLFQPKKPVTRAEASAALWYFGTQGEGMSAAEALKLKS encoded by the coding sequence GTGTTTTTTCGTAACCGTCCGGCTGTATTCCTGAGTTTTGCTGTTTTACTATCTTCCTTAACAGCTTGTACCAATAGTCAATCCGCTAAAAACCTCCAACAATCATTAGCTGCTGATCCTCAGTTGCAAAATAATCCTGTTCCTTTTGGCAAACCTCAGAGTCAGCAAGTAACACCCAACCCCAACACATCCATAATTAAGTTACCTGCTGATTTTCCCGCAGATATCCCCATTTATCCTAATGCCACACTAGAGGAAGTTATCCCGGCTAATTCTGAAAATAAAATATCAATTCGTTGGCAAAGTGCAGATCCTAGTAATCTCATTACCAGCTTTTATCGTCAGCAATTCCAGGCTAAAAACTGGCAGATTGTCCAACAGCCTCCAGATGATGTAGAGGGGACTGTTTCAGCCCGACGCAATGATTTACTCATCAACCTCACAATTAAACCACAAACAGTTACGAAAGCTGCACCCAATCAACCACAAACAGCAACTAAATTAGTAATTGAATATTCGTCTAATTCTCAAACCACAGCTACTAATCCAGTTACCTCATCCAATAATTCTGAATTTATTGGTCCAGTTTTACCTAATACTAATAGTCCCAACATAACAACCCAGCCAACTAGCCAACCTGAGATTTTAACAACTCAAGAATTTACTGATATTCAAAAAGCACCTCCAGAATGGCGCGGACACATTCAAGATTTAGCAGCATTAGGTGTTTTATCTATCGAACCCAAAACAAATAACGAATTTTTACCTGATAAAATTATCACCCGTCGAGAATATGCTCGCTGGTTAGTTGCGGCTAATAATGCCATGTATGCTAACAATCCAGCTAAAAAAATTCGGTTAGCAGCCACTAGCACACAACCAACTTTCAGGGATATCCTCAGCAAAGATCCTGATTTTCCAGCCATTCAGGGATTAGCCGAAGCAGGTTTAATTCCTAGTGCTTTGTCTGGAGATACCACAGCAGTTTTATTTCGTCCTGATGCACCTTTAACGCGAGAACAATTACTTTTGTGGAAAATTCCTTTAGATACCCGTCAAGCCTTACCTGTTGCTAATTTAGAAGCCGTTAAACAAACTTGGGGTTTTCAAGATGCAGGTAGCATTGAACCCAAAGCTTTAAGAGCAGTTTTGGCTGATTTTCAGAATGCTGAACAATCGAATATTCGCCGAGTTTTTGGCTATACAACCTTATTTCAACCTAAAAAACCTGTAACTCGTGCCGAAGCCAGTGCAGCTTTATGGTATTTCGGTACTCAAGGTGAAGGAATGTCCGCAGCAGAAGCTTTAAAATTGAAAAGCTAA
- a CDS encoding peptidoglycan-binding protein, with the protein MWCSFDKSRITIALTCIVAASVVSSDIAFAARQRNYNPEEFRSVLRGLGYNVKVTKDPLTDEETKKAITQFQTGYKLKVDGKVGPQTQDQAAMIVQILQANLNTVLKPKTPLPRDQFYTPQTEELVKEYQKKHQLPETGIADLQLRQRLNEEVKTIISTPVTNPTPKATPTAKPTAKPKATPTAKPTATPTAKPTATPTAKPTATPTAKPKATPTAKPKATPTAKPTATPTAKPKATPTAKPKATPTAKPTATPTAKPKATPTAKPTATPTAKPTTTPTPTPTPEK; encoded by the coding sequence ATGTGGTGTAGTTTCGACAAATCTAGAATAACAATAGCTTTAACCTGTATAGTAGCAGCTAGTGTTGTGAGTTCGGACATAGCTTTTGCTGCCCGTCAGCGCAACTATAACCCAGAGGAATTCCGATCTGTGTTACGGGGGTTGGGTTATAACGTTAAAGTTACAAAAGATCCTCTAACTGATGAGGAAACTAAAAAAGCCATCACTCAATTTCAAACAGGCTACAAGCTAAAGGTGGATGGGAAAGTAGGTCCCCAAACCCAAGATCAAGCCGCTATGATTGTCCAAATTTTGCAAGCTAATTTAAATACTGTACTCAAACCAAAAACTCCACTTCCCAGGGATCAATTCTATACTCCTCAAACGGAAGAGTTAGTAAAGGAGTACCAGAAAAAACATCAACTTCCAGAAACTGGTATTGCTGATTTACAACTTCGTCAAAGACTAAATGAAGAAGTTAAAACTATCATTAGTACCCCGGTAACTAACCCAACTCCTAAAGCCACACCAACAGCTAAACCAACGGCTAAACCTAAAGCCACACCAACGGCTAAACCTACAGCCACACCAACGGCTAAACCTACAGCCACACCAACGGCTAAACCTACAGCCACACCAACGGCTAAACCTAAAGCCACACCAACGGCTAAACCTAAAGCCACACCAACGGCTAAACCTACAGCCACACCAACGGCTAAACCTAAAGCCACACCAACGGCTAAACCTAAAGCCACACCAACGGCTAAACCTACAGCCACACCAACAGCTAAACCTAAAGCCACACCAACAGCTAAACCTACAGCCACACCAACAGCTAAACCTACAACTACACCTACACCTACACCTACACCCGAAAAGTAA
- a CDS encoding fimbrial protein, translating into MNNQLLKEKLQATIKNNQSKNDGSPITNLKLDQTLGAEIEELTRELESLNPHPQPLIHATALLEGAWQLQYSTAREIRSLDSLPLGLQIGKVYQVINIADKLFFNIAQVKHPLGLISGYVKVTASFEPAMDTSNLADKRINVYFDKRYLAIEKIVGINTPKLNPFKVIVANNPQGRIATLDITYLDETLRIGRGGDESLFILNKVNDLPNLAC; encoded by the coding sequence ATGAATAATCAACTTCTGAAAGAAAAATTACAAGCAACAATCAAAAACAATCAATCTAAAAATGATGGTTCTCCTATTACTAATTTAAAGCTTGATCAAACTTTAGGTGCAGAAATTGAAGAATTAACAAGGGAACTAGAAAGTCTCAATCCTCATCCTCAACCTCTTATCCATGCTACGGCTTTGTTAGAGGGGGCTTGGCAATTACAATACTCTACAGCTAGAGAAATTCGCTCTTTAGATTCTCTACCATTGGGATTACAAATAGGTAAGGTTTATCAAGTAATTAATATTGCCGATAAACTATTTTTTAATATAGCTCAAGTTAAACATCCTCTAGGCTTAATATCAGGATATGTGAAAGTAACAGCCAGTTTTGAACCTGCTATGGACACATCAAACCTAGCAGATAAACGCATCAATGTTTATTTTGATAAACGGTATTTAGCCATTGAAAAAATTGTAGGTATTAACACTCCTAAATTAAATCCATTTAAAGTTATAGTCGCTAATAATCCTCAAGGGAGAATTGCCACTCTCGATATTACTTATTTAGATGAAACTTTAAGAATTGGCCGTGGGGGAGATGAAAGTTTATTTATTCTCAATAAAGTCAATGATTTACCTAACTTAGCCTGTTAA
- a CDS encoding high light inducible protein, protein MTNATKTTTAPIATDRNAWQWGFTPGAEIWNGRLAMIGFLAAALIEIFSGQGFLHYWGIL, encoded by the coding sequence ATGACTAATGCAACAAAAACAACTACTGCCCCTATAGCAACTGATCGTAATGCGTGGCAATGGGGTTTTACACCGGGAGCAGAAATCTGGAATGGCCGTTTAGCAATGATTGGTTTTTTAGCAGCAGCTTTAATTGAAATATTTTCTGGTCAAGGCTTTCTTCACTACTGGGGAATTTTGTAA